The following coding sequences lie in one Azospirillum humicireducens genomic window:
- the nifH gene encoding nitrogenase iron protein codes for MAKAPLRQIAFYGKGGIGKSTTSQNTLAALVELDQRILIVGCDPKADSTRLILHAKAQDTVLHLAAEAGSVEDLELEDVLKIGYKNIKCVESGGPEPGVGCAGRGVITSINFLEENGAYDDVDYVSYDVLGDVVCGGFAMPIRENKAQEIYIVMSGEMMALYAANNIAKGILKYAHSGGVRLGGLICNERQTDKEWDLADALAKRLGSKLIHFVPRDNIVQHAELRRMTVIEYAPDSKQAGEYRALANKIHANSGQGCIPTPITMEELEEMLMDFGIMKTEEQQLAELAAKEAAKAGA; via the coding sequence ATGGCCAAAGCGCCTCTGCGTCAGATCGCCTTTTACGGCAAGGGCGGTATCGGCAAGTCCACCACCTCTCAGAACACGCTGGCCGCGCTGGTCGAGCTGGATCAGAGGATCCTGATCGTCGGCTGCGATCCGAAGGCCGACTCCACCCGCCTGATCCTGCATGCCAAGGCCCAGGATACCGTGCTGCATCTGGCCGCCGAAGCCGGTTCCGTCGAGGATCTGGAGCTCGAGGACGTCCTCAAGATCGGCTACAAGAACATCAAGTGCGTCGAGTCCGGCGGTCCGGAGCCGGGGGTCGGCTGCGCCGGACGCGGCGTCATCACCTCGATCAACTTCCTGGAAGAGAACGGCGCCTACGACGACGTGGACTATGTGTCCTACGACGTGCTGGGCGACGTGGTCTGCGGCGGCTTCGCCATGCCGATCCGCGAGAACAAGGCCCAGGAAATCTACATCGTCATGTCCGGCGAGATGATGGCGCTCTACGCCGCCAACAACATCGCCAAGGGCATCCTGAAATACGCGCACAGCGGCGGCGTCCGTCTCGGCGGCCTGATCTGCAACGAGCGCCAGACCGACAAGGAATGGGATCTGGCCGACGCGCTGGCCAAGCGCCTGGGCTCCAAGCTGATCCACTTCGTGCCGCGCGACAACATCGTCCAGCACGCCGAGCTGCGCCGCATGACGGTCATCGAGTACGCCCCGGACAGCAAGCAGGCCGGCGAATACCGCGCGCTCGCCAACAAGATCCATGCGAATTCCGGCCAGGGCTGCATCCCGACCCCGATCACCATGGAAGAGCTGGAAGAGATGCTGATGGACTTCGGCATCATGAAGACCGAGGAGCAGCAGCTCGCCGAGCTGGCCGCCAAGGAAGCGGCGAAGGCCGGCGCCTGA
- a CDS encoding NAD(+)--dinitrogen-reductase ADP-D-ribosyltransferase produces MADGWAIRDSAGRTKDPESHPDSPLALRAHRTNLVNIPAATLCSEAYNDEPRRLRIGATRSEHAALFEALDECRDALTASDIFQRHMAAVFGVNPDFSGADGPDGRRRFRASYLRLLKGWMFDSNRAEGAVLKGWVESRFGLLPTFHGEPIRRFASDAWAAYGEQKQSTRFHNNNIHLQLDLLYEFCQWTIRRGWPDAPMPNWASHIRLYRGVNDFAEHPVVARPDKRTAVLRLNNLCSFSIDRDIAGQFGDHILDAWVPLPKVVFFRDILPRYPFQGEGEYLVIGGDYRVGVSLL; encoded by the coding sequence GTGGCGGATGGATGGGCGATACGCGATTCGGCTGGTCGGACGAAGGACCCCGAGTCTCATCCTGATTCGCCGCTGGCCCTTCGTGCCCACCGCACCAACCTCGTCAATATCCCGGCCGCCACGCTGTGCAGCGAGGCCTACAACGACGAGCCGCGGCGCCTGCGCATCGGCGCCACCCGCAGCGAACACGCCGCATTGTTCGAAGCGCTGGACGAGTGCCGCGATGCGCTGACGGCCTCCGACATCTTCCAGCGCCATATGGCCGCGGTGTTCGGGGTGAATCCCGACTTCTCCGGGGCCGACGGGCCGGACGGCCGGCGGCGTTTCCGCGCCAGCTACCTGCGGCTGCTGAAGGGCTGGATGTTCGACAGCAACCGGGCGGAAGGAGCGGTGCTGAAGGGGTGGGTGGAAAGCCGGTTCGGCCTGCTGCCGACCTTCCATGGCGAACCGATCCGCCGCTTCGCCTCCGACGCCTGGGCCGCTTATGGCGAGCAGAAGCAATCGACCCGCTTCCACAACAACAACATCCACCTGCAGCTCGACCTTCTGTACGAGTTCTGCCAGTGGACGATCCGCCGCGGCTGGCCCGACGCACCGATGCCCAACTGGGCCTCGCACATCCGGCTCTACCGTGGCGTCAACGATTTCGCGGAACACCCTGTCGTCGCCCGGCCTGACAAGCGCACGGCGGTGCTGCGGCTGAACAACCTGTGTTCCTTTTCCATCGACCGCGACATCGCCGGCCAGTTCGGCGACCACATCCTCGACGCCTGGGTGCCGCTGCCCAAGGTCGTCTTCTTCCGCGACATTCTGCCGCGCTATCCTTTCCAGGGCGAAGGGGAGTATCTGGTGATTGGCGGGGATTACCGGGTGGGTGTGTCGCTTCTCTGA
- the draG gene encoding ADP-ribosyl-[dinitrogen reductase] hydrolase codes for MTDPTIPTPEIRSRALGAYLGLACGDALGATVEFLTKGEIAHQYGVHKHIKGGGWLKLTAGQVTDDTEMSLHLGRAILSGPEWEARRAAEEFAVWLKSVPVDVGDTTRRGIRRFIMHGTLEEPESEYHGGNGAAMRNLPVALATLGDDAAFERWSLEQSHITHCNQLSDAAVIALGRMVRRLVSGGGIVAAREEANALIAKHRQFKFEPYRGLSTAFVVDTVQTVFHYYFQTDSVESCVVETVNQGGDADTTGAIAGMLAGATYGVESIPSRWLRKLDREVHDEICRQTDALLARAPLFRGR; via the coding sequence ATGACCGATCCGACGATTCCGACTCCAGAAATCCGTTCCAGGGCGCTCGGCGCCTATCTCGGCCTCGCCTGCGGCGACGCGCTGGGGGCGACGGTGGAGTTCCTGACCAAGGGCGAGATCGCCCATCAATATGGAGTTCACAAGCACATCAAGGGCGGCGGTTGGCTGAAGCTGACCGCCGGGCAGGTGACCGACGACACCGAGATGTCGCTGCATCTCGGCCGCGCCATCCTGTCGGGTCCGGAATGGGAGGCCCGCCGCGCCGCGGAGGAATTCGCGGTCTGGCTGAAATCGGTGCCGGTCGATGTCGGCGACACGACGCGCCGCGGCATCCGTCGCTTCATCATGCACGGCACTCTGGAGGAGCCGGAGTCGGAATACCATGGCGGCAACGGCGCCGCGATGCGCAACCTGCCGGTGGCGCTGGCGACGCTGGGCGACGACGCGGCCTTCGAACGCTGGTCGCTCGAGCAGTCGCACATCACGCACTGCAACCAGCTGTCCGACGCCGCGGTGATCGCGCTGGGCCGGATGGTGCGGCGGCTGGTGTCGGGCGGCGGCATCGTCGCGGCGCGGGAGGAGGCGAACGCCCTGATCGCCAAGCACCGCCAGTTCAAGTTCGAACCCTACCGCGGCCTGTCCACGGCCTTCGTCGTCGATACGGTGCAGACCGTCTTCCATTATTACTTCCAGACCGATTCGGTCGAATCCTGCGTGGTGGAAACGGTGAACCAGGGCGGCGACGCCGACACCACCGGCGCCATCGCCGGCATGCTGGCCGGGGCCACCTATGGCGTGGAGTCGATCCCGTCGCGCTGGCTGCGCAAGCTGGACCGCGAGGTTCATGACGAGATTTGTCGGCAAACCGACGCGCTGCTGGCACGCGCGCCGCTGTTCCGGGGGAGATGA
- a CDS encoding ArsC/Spx/MgsR family protein, with protein MADVIFFEKPGCGGNARQKALLELAGHRVIARDLLAESWTPATLRPFFGDRPVADWFNRAAPAVKSGEVVPEAMDETAALAAMVERPLLIRRPLMQVGDRRDCGFETGRVDAWIGLGGSPAPGRMEGCLRPDMSPCPKPSGPKP; from the coding sequence ATGGCAGACGTGATCTTTTTCGAGAAGCCCGGCTGCGGCGGCAATGCGCGGCAGAAAGCCCTGCTTGAGCTGGCCGGTCACAGGGTGATCGCCCGCGACCTGCTCGCCGAATCCTGGACGCCCGCGACTCTCCGCCCCTTCTTCGGCGACCGCCCGGTGGCCGACTGGTTCAACCGCGCCGCGCCGGCGGTGAAGAGTGGCGAGGTGGTGCCGGAGGCGATGGACGAGACGGCGGCGCTGGCTGCGATGGTCGAGCGCCCGCTGCTGATCCGCCGCCCGCTGATGCAGGTTGGCGACCGCCGCGACTGCGGCTTCGAGACCGGGCGGGTGGATGCCTGGATCGGACTGGGCGGCTCCCCGGCGCCCGGCAGGATGGAGGGGTGCCTCAGGCCGGATATGTCGCCCTGCCCGAAGCCATCAGGCCCGAAGCCATGA
- a CDS encoding class II glutamine amidotransferase, with protein sequence MCELLGMSANVPTDICFSFAGLMRRGGQTGPHRDGWGIAFYEGKGCRTFHDPAPSSESEIARLVSQYSIKSCTVISHIRRANRGRVSLENTHPFTRELWGRVWTFAHNGQLKGIKDRVLTFYEPVGSTDSEHAFCWLLDQIRMQYPEPPKTTTGLMKLIRHLAADLGSLGVFNMLLSDGRYLWCHCATNLAWLTRKAPFGAATLVDADMSVDFSKETTPNDVVTVIATRPLTRDEAWTVMQPGQMAVFRGGGLVTR encoded by the coding sequence ATGTGCGAACTCCTGGGCATGAGCGCCAACGTGCCCACGGACATCTGCTTCAGCTTCGCCGGCCTGATGCGCCGCGGCGGACAGACCGGGCCGCACCGCGACGGCTGGGGCATCGCCTTTTACGAAGGCAAGGGCTGCCGCACCTTCCATGATCCGGCGCCGAGCAGCGAATCGGAGATCGCCCGGCTGGTCAGCCAGTATTCGATCAAGTCCTGCACGGTGATCTCGCACATCCGCCGCGCCAACCGTGGCCGGGTCTCGCTGGAGAACACGCACCCCTTCACCCGCGAGCTGTGGGGCCGGGTGTGGACCTTCGCCCACAATGGCCAGCTGAAGGGCATCAAGGACCGCGTCCTGACCTTCTACGAGCCGGTCGGCAGCACCGACAGCGAGCACGCCTTCTGCTGGCTGCTCGATCAGATCCGCATGCAGTATCCGGAGCCGCCGAAGACCACCACCGGGCTGATGAAGCTGATCCGCCATCTGGCCGCCGATCTCGGTTCGCTCGGCGTGTTCAACATGCTGCTCAGCGACGGCCGCTATCTCTGGTGCCATTGCGCCACCAACCTCGCCTGGCTGACCCGCAAGGCCCCGTTCGGCGCCGCCACCCTGGTCGATGCCGACATGAGCGTCGATTTTTCCAAGGAGACGACGCCCAACGACGTCGTCACCGTCATCGCCACCCGGCCGCTGACCAGGGACGAGGCCTGGACGGTGATGCAGCCGGGCCAGATGGCTGTCTTCCGCGGCGGTGGGCTGGTGACGCGCTGA
- a CDS encoding FMN-dependent NADH-azoreductase, whose translation MTKILHVDSSPLGTASVTRQLTASIVEALVKADPAATVVTRDVAANPPAHLDGELLPVLKLGVVDGLSERQREELALTNVLLDEFLAADVVVVGAPMYNFSVPTQLKAWIDRLAQAGRTFRYTEKGPEGLAGGKRVIVASGRGGVYSTNPALAGLDHQEAYLRSVFGFFGITDVTFIRAEGVSMGPEAKDKALAAATKEIESLMAAA comes from the coding sequence ATGACCAAGATCCTGCATGTCGACTCCAGCCCGCTCGGCACCGCCTCCGTCACCCGCCAGCTGACTGCCTCCATCGTCGAGGCTCTGGTGAAGGCCGACCCGGCTGCCACCGTCGTCACCCGTGACGTTGCGGCCAACCCGCCGGCCCACCTCGACGGCGAGCTGCTGCCGGTCCTCAAGCTCGGCGTTGTGGATGGGCTGAGCGAGCGTCAGCGCGAAGAGCTGGCCCTGACCAATGTCCTGCTCGACGAGTTCCTGGCCGCCGACGTCGTCGTGGTCGGTGCGCCGATGTACAACTTCTCCGTCCCGACCCAGCTGAAGGCCTGGATCGACCGCCTCGCCCAGGCCGGCCGTACCTTCCGCTACACCGAGAAGGGGCCCGAGGGTCTGGCCGGCGGCAAGCGCGTGATCGTGGCCTCGGGCCGTGGCGGCGTCTATTCGACCAACCCGGCGCTGGCCGGTCTGGACCACCAGGAGGCCTATCTGCGCTCGGTGTTCGGCTTCTTTGGCATCACCGACGTGACCTTCATCCGCGCCGAGGGCGTCAGCATGGGTCCGGAAGCCAAGGATAAGGCGCTGGCCGCCGCGACCAAGGAAATCGAGAGCCTGATGGCCGCTGCCTGA
- a CDS encoding AMP nucleosidase has translation MTDKAPFQPGSAGRFTDAKAALACVRDIYERNTAYLRDRFAAYTQGEEEGGRNRAYYPYVRLTAVSGAAVDTRLSYGFVEGVGVHSTTVTRPDLFERYLLEQFTLLLRNHGVPLEVGVSEEAIPIHFAFPNGMYVEGDLPPDRLTKLPDLFDLPDLARMDDTIVNGTFDGGPDAVKPLALFTAPRVDFSLHRLRHYTATAPEHFQNFVLFTNYQFYVDEFIRLSREIMEPTGDADLAAYRAQYDSFVEPGDIITTNRNLGGFTDAPAGKLTRMPQMPAYHLKRPDGNGITLVNIGVGPSNAKTITDHIAVLRPHAWLMLGHCAGLRHTQRLGDYVLAHGYVREDHVLDADLPLWVPVPALAEVQRALETAVERVTGLSGFDLKSIMRTGTVATIDNRNWELRDHREPLMRFSQSRAIALDMESATIAANGFRFRVPYGTLLCVSDKPMHGQLKLPGMADRFYRERVDQHLKIGVLAMELLREHGMETLHSRKLRSLAEVAFQ, from the coding sequence ATGACTGATAAAGCCCCGTTCCAGCCCGGGTCGGCCGGGCGCTTCACCGATGCCAAAGCTGCACTGGCCTGCGTGCGCGACATTTACGAGCGCAATACCGCCTACCTGCGCGACCGCTTCGCCGCCTATACCCAGGGCGAAGAGGAAGGCGGACGGAACCGGGCCTACTACCCCTATGTAAGGCTGACCGCCGTTTCGGGGGCGGCAGTCGATACACGGCTGTCCTATGGCTTCGTCGAGGGGGTCGGCGTCCATTCCACCACGGTGACGCGGCCCGATCTGTTCGAGCGCTATCTGCTGGAACAGTTCACGCTCCTGCTGCGCAACCACGGCGTCCCGCTGGAGGTCGGCGTCAGCGAAGAGGCGATCCCGATCCATTTCGCCTTCCCCAACGGCATGTATGTCGAAGGCGATCTGCCGCCGGACCGGCTGACCAAGCTGCCGGATCTGTTCGACCTGCCCGATCTGGCGCGGATGGACGACACCATCGTCAACGGCACTTTCGACGGTGGCCCCGACGCGGTGAAGCCGCTGGCACTGTTCACCGCCCCCCGAGTGGATTTCTCGCTGCACCGGCTGCGCCACTACACCGCGACGGCGCCGGAGCATTTCCAGAATTTCGTCCTGTTCACCAACTATCAGTTCTATGTGGACGAGTTCATCCGCCTGTCGCGCGAGATCATGGAGCCAACGGGCGACGCCGATCTGGCGGCCTACCGTGCTCAGTATGACAGCTTCGTCGAGCCGGGCGACATCATCACCACCAACCGGAATTTGGGCGGTTTCACCGATGCTCCTGCGGGCAAGCTGACCCGCATGCCGCAGATGCCGGCCTATCACCTGAAACGGCCGGACGGCAACGGCATCACGCTGGTGAACATCGGCGTCGGCCCGTCGAACGCCAAGACCATCACCGACCACATCGCGGTGCTGCGCCCGCACGCTTGGCTGATGCTGGGTCACTGCGCCGGGCTGCGCCACACCCAGCGGCTGGGCGATTACGTGCTGGCGCACGGCTATGTCCGCGAGGACCATGTGCTGGATGCCGACCTGCCCTTGTGGGTGCCGGTGCCGGCCCTGGCGGAGGTTCAGCGCGCGCTGGAAACGGCTGTGGAGCGGGTGACCGGGCTGTCGGGTTTCGACCTGAAGAGCATCATGCGCACCGGTACGGTGGCGACCATCGACAACCGGAACTGGGAGCTGCGCGATCACCGCGAACCGCTGATGCGGTTCAGCCAGAGCCGGGCCATCGCGCTGGACATGGAAAGCGCCACAATCGCCGCCAACGGCTTCCGCTTCCGCGTGCCGTATGGGACGTTGCTGTGCGTGTCGGACAAGCCGATGCATGGGCAGTTGAAGCTGCCGGGCATGGCCGACCGCTTCTATCGGGAGCGGGTCGACCAGCATCTGAAGATCGGCGTGCTGGCAATGGAACTGCTGCGCGAGCACGGGATGGAAACGCTGCACTCCCGCAAGCTGCGCAGCCTGGCGGAAGTGGCGTTCCAGTAA
- the ftsY gene encoding signal recognition particle-docking protein FtsY, producing MIFRWFGRKKPEETAHKDEAAKDQPVTQESANPAPEPEKAPEPPAAPPAPKPEIEPEPELPPAPPSVEPPPVAVAPAPIAPAPALPPTAPVEPQPAPAPVIPAPAPAPAPLPELPPAPAPVAAVAEEAPPTKKGWFAKLKEGLSKSSSKLTDGITSIFTKRKLDDAALEELEELLITADLGPATAAKVTAELARTRFGKEVSPEEVKATLAAEVSKIVTPVAKPLVLDPALKPHVILVVGVNGTGKTTTIGKLARQFKAEGKSVMLAAGDTFRAAAVSQLKIWGERTGCPVVARDTGADAAGLAYDALERARAEGVDVLLIDTAGRLQNKTGLMEELRKIVRVIKKLDETAPHTTLLTLDATTGQNAHSQVEIFRDMVNVNGLILTKLDGSARGGVLVSLAEKFKIPVHAVGVGEGVYDLRPFDADAFAKSLMGLGAD from the coding sequence ATGATTTTCCGCTGGTTCGGCCGCAAGAAGCCCGAAGAGACCGCTCACAAGGACGAGGCGGCGAAGGACCAACCGGTCACCCAGGAGTCCGCCAACCCCGCGCCGGAACCGGAGAAAGCGCCGGAGCCCCCGGCCGCTCCGCCCGCCCCCAAGCCGGAAATCGAGCCGGAGCCGGAGCTGCCGCCCGCGCCGCCGAGCGTCGAGCCGCCGCCGGTGGCCGTCGCGCCCGCCCCCATTGCTCCGGCCCCGGCCCTGCCGCCCACCGCTCCGGTCGAGCCGCAGCCCGCCCCGGCCCCGGTGATCCCTGCCCCGGCACCGGCGCCTGCCCCCCTTCCGGAACTGCCGCCGGCGCCTGCCCCCGTCGCCGCGGTCGCCGAGGAGGCGCCGCCGACCAAGAAGGGCTGGTTCGCCAAGCTGAAGGAAGGGTTGTCGAAATCCTCCTCCAAGCTGACCGACGGCATCACCAGCATCTTCACCAAGCGCAAGCTGGACGACGCCGCGCTCGAAGAGCTGGAGGAGCTGCTGATCACCGCCGACCTCGGCCCGGCCACCGCGGCGAAGGTTACGGCGGAGCTGGCGCGCACCCGCTTCGGCAAGGAGGTCTCGCCGGAGGAGGTCAAGGCAACGCTTGCCGCCGAGGTGTCGAAGATCGTCACGCCGGTCGCCAAGCCGCTGGTGCTGGACCCGGCGCTGAAGCCGCATGTCATTCTGGTCGTCGGCGTCAACGGCACCGGCAAGACCACGACCATCGGCAAGCTCGCCCGCCAGTTCAAGGCGGAGGGCAAGAGCGTGATGCTCGCCGCCGGCGACACTTTCCGCGCCGCCGCGGTCAGCCAGCTGAAGATCTGGGGCGAGCGCACCGGCTGCCCGGTCGTGGCGCGCGACACCGGGGCCGATGCCGCTGGCCTCGCCTATGACGCGCTGGAACGGGCGAGGGCCGAAGGGGTCGACGTGCTGCTGATCGACACCGCCGGCCGACTGCAGAACAAGACAGGCCTGATGGAGGAACTGCGCAAGATCGTCCGCGTCATCAAGAAGCTGGACGAGACGGCGCCGCACACCACCCTTCTGACGCTGGACGCCACCACCGGCCAGAACGCGCACAGCCAGGTCGAGATCTTCCGCGACATGGTCAACGTCAACGGCCTGATCCTGACCAAGCTGGACGGCTCCGCCCGCGGCGGCGTGCTGGTTTCGCTGGCGGAGAAGTTCAAGATTCCGGTCCACGCCGTCGGCGTCGGCGAGGGCGTCTACGACCTGCGCCCGTTCGATGCCGATGCCTTCGCCAAGTCGCTGATGGGGTTGGGCGCCGATTGA
- the mtaB gene encoding tRNA (N(6)-L-threonylcarbamoyladenosine(37)-C(2))-methylthiotransferase MtaB, with the protein MSDSADSRTQTGPEIVTFGCRLNTYESEVMRNHVRSAGLDDVVIVNTCAVTSEAERQARQTIRKLRRERPDARIVVTGCAAQIDPQRFAAMPEVDQVLGNQEKLQPESWGLPPAEKVLVNDIMSVKETAGHLIGGFEDRARAFVQVQQGCDHRCTFCIIPYGRGPSRSVPIGGIVEQVQALVKAGYNEVVLSGVDITSYGPDLPGSPSLGQMVRRLLALVPELPRLRLSSIDCIEMDDDLWRLIENEPRLMPHLHLSLQAGDDMVLKRMKRRHGRADSIAFCERVRSIRPDVVFGADFIAGFPTETEEMFQNTMRLVEECGLTWLHVFPYSPRPGTPAARMPQVDGAIRKERAARLRAVGEAAEARTLASLVGRSATVLVEKDDLGRTEHFAAVRLGRAFAPGSLVPTAITGIKDGVLTGTPL; encoded by the coding sequence ATGAGCGACAGCGCTGACAGCAGAACGCAGACCGGCCCCGAGATCGTCACCTTCGGCTGCCGCCTGAACACCTACGAGTCCGAGGTGATGCGCAACCATGTGCGCAGCGCCGGGCTGGACGACGTGGTGATCGTCAACACCTGCGCCGTGACCTCGGAAGCCGAACGGCAGGCGCGGCAGACCATCCGCAAGCTGCGGCGCGAGCGGCCGGATGCCCGCATCGTCGTCACCGGCTGCGCCGCCCAGATCGACCCGCAGCGCTTCGCCGCGATGCCGGAGGTCGATCAGGTCCTGGGCAACCAGGAAAAGCTGCAGCCGGAAAGCTGGGGCCTGCCGCCGGCCGAGAAGGTTCTGGTCAACGACATCATGTCGGTGAAGGAGACCGCCGGGCACCTGATCGGCGGGTTCGAGGACCGCGCCCGCGCCTTCGTCCAGGTCCAGCAGGGCTGCGACCACCGCTGCACCTTCTGCATCATCCCCTATGGCCGCGGTCCCTCGCGCTCCGTCCCCATCGGCGGCATCGTCGAACAGGTCCAGGCGCTGGTGAAGGCCGGCTACAACGAGGTGGTGCTGTCCGGCGTCGACATCACCAGCTACGGTCCCGACCTGCCGGGCTCGCCCTCGCTGGGGCAGATGGTGCGCCGGCTGCTTGCGCTGGTGCCGGAGCTGCCGCGGCTGCGCCTGTCCTCCATCGATTGCATCGAGATGGACGACGATCTCTGGCGCCTGATCGAAAACGAACCGCGCCTGATGCCGCACCTTCACCTGTCGCTGCAGGCCGGTGACGACATGGTGCTGAAGCGGATGAAGCGCCGCCATGGCCGCGCCGATTCCATCGCTTTCTGCGAACGGGTGCGCTCGATCCGTCCCGACGTGGTGTTCGGCGCCGATTTCATCGCCGGTTTCCCGACGGAGACCGAGGAGATGTTCCAGAATACCATGCGGCTGGTGGAGGAATGCGGCCTGACCTGGCTGCATGTGTTCCCCTACAGCCCGCGCCCCGGCACGCCCGCCGCCCGCATGCCGCAGGTGGACGGTGCCATCCGCAAGGAGCGGGCCGCCCGCCTCCGCGCCGTCGGCGAGGCGGCGGAGGCCCGCACCCTGGCGAGCCTCGTCGGACGCAGCGCGACCGTGCTGGTGGAAAAAGACGATCTGGGCCGCACCGAGCATTTCGCCGCGGTCCGCCTGGGCCGGGCTTTCGCGCCCGGTTCGCTGGTGCCCACCGCCATCACCGGCATCAAGGACGGCGTGCTCACCGGCACCCCGCTCTGA
- the dapF gene encoding diaminopimelate epimerase: MTREFLKMHGLGNDFVVIDARTEPYRPSDAEVRAIADRRTGVGCDQFIVLEKTDAPGVDAFMRIRNADGSEAAACGNASRCVGWLLMEQSGRDGASFRTAAGLLHATRAENGRITVDMGAPRLDWAAIPLASPTDTLRVETVEHGGFAAPVAVNMGNPHAVFFVDDAEAVPLDEVGPVFENHPAFPERANIEFAQVLSPTAIRMRVWERGAGVTQACGSGSCATLVAAVRRGLTDRKADIILDGGTLTIEWTEDDRVLMTGPVALAFSGRLSAELVSAELVSE; the protein is encoded by the coding sequence ATGACCCGCGAATTCCTGAAGATGCACGGCCTCGGCAACGACTTCGTCGTGATCGACGCCCGTACCGAGCCCTACCGCCCGTCGGACGCGGAGGTGCGCGCCATCGCCGACCGCCGGACCGGCGTCGGATGCGACCAGTTCATCGTGCTTGAGAAGACCGACGCGCCGGGTGTCGACGCCTTCATGCGCATCCGCAATGCCGACGGCAGCGAGGCCGCGGCCTGCGGCAATGCGTCGCGCTGCGTCGGCTGGCTGCTGATGGAGCAGAGCGGGCGGGACGGCGCGAGCTTCCGGACCGCCGCGGGTCTGCTGCACGCCACCCGCGCCGAAAACGGCCGCATCACCGTCGACATGGGCGCTCCCCGCCTCGACTGGGCGGCGATTCCGCTGGCCTCCCCCACCGACACGCTGCGGGTGGAGACGGTCGAGCATGGCGGTTTCGCCGCCCCGGTGGCGGTGAACATGGGCAACCCCCACGCCGTCTTCTTCGTCGACGATGCCGAGGCGGTGCCGCTGGACGAGGTCGGTCCGGTGTTCGAGAACCACCCGGCCTTCCCCGAGCGCGCCAACATCGAATTCGCCCAGGTGCTGTCGCCCACCGCCATCCGCATGCGGGTGTGGGAGCGCGGAGCCGGCGTCACCCAGGCCTGCGGGTCGGGGTCCTGCGCCACGCTGGTCGCCGCGGTGCGCCGCGGCCTGACCGACCGCAAGGCCGACATCATCCTGGACGGCGGCACCCTGACCATCGAGTGGACCGAGGACGACCGCGTCCTGATGACCGGCCCGGTGGCGCTCGCCTTCAGTGGCCGGCTGTCGGCTGAACTGGTTTCCGCCGAACTGGTTTCGGAATGA
- a CDS encoding GtrA family protein, whose amino-acid sequence MTGPVATLLDSRLGRLGVQFAKFGVVGVIGLLVDTAVLYAGLAMGLEFFAARIPSFFAAATATWALNRAFTFRGAANEPLHRQWAKFIAANAIGGVVNYGVSVGLESGVQMVAEHPFLAVAAGSIAGMFFNFAASKHLVFKGA is encoded by the coding sequence GTGACCGGGCCGGTCGCCACCCTGCTGGACAGCCGGCTCGGCCGGCTGGGGGTGCAGTTCGCCAAGTTCGGCGTGGTCGGTGTCATCGGGCTGCTGGTGGACACCGCCGTGCTCTATGCCGGTCTGGCGATGGGTCTTGAGTTCTTCGCCGCCCGCATACCGTCCTTCTTCGCCGCGGCGACCGCCACCTGGGCGCTGAACCGCGCCTTCACCTTCCGCGGTGCGGCGAACGAACCTCTTCACCGCCAATGGGCCAAGTTCATCGCCGCCAACGCCATCGGCGGCGTGGTGAATTACGGCGTGTCGGTCGGTTTGGAGTCGGGTGTGCAGATGGTCGCCGAGCATCCCTTCCTGGCCGTTGCCGCCGGTTCGATCGCCGGCATGTTCTTCAACTTCGCCGCGTCGAAGCATCTGGTGTTCAAGGGAGCGTAA